The Lolium rigidum isolate FL_2022 chromosome 1, APGP_CSIRO_Lrig_0.1, whole genome shotgun sequence region AGTGTGTGAAGTTCAGAGAAAAATCTGCTGGTGATGTACTATTTCTGAAATATTGTTTTCTGTAATTGCGTGTATTTTCTTATAAAGATTGTGCCAGCTTTTATTTGGGCAAAGTTTGGACAGATGTAGCACGTAAATACtcgtaatttttttttgttgggaTTCATTATGTAGGTTGCGAAAAAACAAATACGTGACCAATATATTGgattctcccggtgcaacgcacgtgcACTTTTGCTAGTAAAAAGATAAAGTGAGATTCCACAATGCATATATACAAGCCCTCCGTAAAATGCGGAAATAGAAATTACACATGATTGAAAGGTTGTTCATGTTCAGTCCTATGGAAACTAAAACGGCGACGGTTGTTTGGTAGCAATTTTTTGTGGAAACACAATACAAACATAGATATCATAAATACATACATACACCCATATCTATGAatacatgcatgcacactatAGACACCTCCGAGTGACTGAGTCACGGTTTTAAGATTGATGAAGTTATCATAGGGAAAAGAAAAATTCCATCATTATGGGACACTAAAGCGTCAAATATTTCAAAACAGTATACGATAAACAAGGATTTAAATCTTAAATTGTACGACAGACAAGGGATAAAAATGAGACATGACACGAACTGGTATCTCAAAGAAATAAATTTGTGATGTTATATCTAACTTGTTGCTTCAGCAACGTCTCAAGTCGCTTCCATGTGATCATGTGATGCAAACGGGATGAGcttctatgtatgaacttatttTCCCTAATTAGGTAGCATAACAGAATGCATATATTTCTTGCACAAGCTTTATTAATCAGAGTGCACTGCAACCAATGTTGTGTTTGGTTTGAGGGGTAGGGCAGGTTGTGTTGGAATTTAGCCTTGGGCCTTAGCTCATTACCTGAAACCCAATACAAAATTTAAAATTCTCCTTGGCCCATTCATGTATGGCAAAGGGGTGAGAATAAAGTTTAGTCACACATTGCTAGTAGAGAGAAATGTGGAGTGATTTATAAGAGGATGAGATTAAAATTTGACGTAGTTGTTTCGTTTCGGATTTATTGGATCATGGAtgagccgactcggacgtgggctaagCTTCACGACCTTCCCGACCCGCACTAGATAAACCCGTACCCAAACTCTAGCCACTTGTACGAGACATATATGTGACTGCCTATTTTCAGAACCTTATGTCgttgccttcgtcttcctcatcccgtcctttGGCGTGCACCGACCGACATGACAGTAGACCTCCGGAACTCTGCCTTTCGCAGACCTATATAGGTGAGTGGCAATCCGGTTTTAGGGAAGCGCTTACGCACGAACTAAGAAATACCAGTTGCAATCCGGTTTCAGAAATCTGAGTTGCAATTCGTGCGCAACTAAGAAATACCAGTTGCAATTGCAACCCTCTTGCACTTCCAATATCAGCACAGATCATGAGATAAATCAAATGGCTAAGAAATCGATTTAGACTTAATAAAAATCAGTGACCTGATttctggcaaaaaaaaaaaactgtcgcATTCTAACGCGACGAAAGTCCAGGCTTAGTCAAAGTTTCGGTCAAACGCAAGCTCACCAACCGATACGTGTCTTGCTTTTGACCGCCAATGGCGGCAAACCGGCCGGCAACGAGACCAGCCCGCCTCGTGCCTGTGGCAGGAGAGTCCGCAGCGCGCAGGATCAGGAAGCACCGACCATGGCGACCCCATGGGACACCTCCTCGAGCACCCTTTGGGGCACTCTGAGCCAGGCCTCCAGCGTGGCGCAGCTGGTGGGGGTGGACGCGCTCGGGCTGGCCTCCATGGTGGTGCAGGCCGCCCTGGCGGCGCGCCGCCACCGGGACGCCTGCGTGCGGCTGGCGCAGCACGTGGAGCTCATCGGCGGCCTGCTCGGTGAGCTGGAGCTGGCAGAGCTGATGCGGCGGGAGGCCAccaggcggccgctggagcagctcgGCGCCGTGCTGCGGCGGTGCTATGCGCTCGTCAGTGCGTGCCAGGACTGCGGCTACCTCCGCCGCCTGCTCCTGGGCGCGCGGATGGCCGACGAGCTCCGCGCTGCGCAGCACGAGATCGACATGTTCATCCGCCTTATCCCGCTCATCGCCCTTGTGGACAATTCTACAGATAATCGCCGTGTCAAGGTACCCATAGTTCAGCTTCTTGCTTGGTTCCTATATTAGTTTTGTTCAAAATTGAAGCTTATAGTATTATTATGGCTGAGACTGAGGGAGGAAATGATTTAAATTCGAGTGGACTGATGAAACTGATTTGTTTGAGTGATCCTGGGAATTGGGCATATCTGAATTTGAGACCAATTGcaaaaaatcatcaaatttgtTGCTGCCATGAATTTAGCAATTCTGATTTCATAGGGTGGTTCGCGCTTTATAATAAGGCTAGCCTCAACCACATAATCTGTGCTCGTCGATTTACGTCAATAatatttgtcatttttgttaTCTTTGTCTAGCAGACTGGCGAAAGGGTGGCCGACGTAATCACACATAGTTCAAATCGTCACATCAGGTCAGATAATTTTCATTATGTAGTTTATTAGATTTTAAACATTAGTCCTGTATTCGCACAAAAAAGTGAACACTACTCATGCACTAATGTACAATTACAAACAAATGTACTCCCTTCGTCAGAAACTAAGTgattcaactttatctagatacggttGTATCTCGACGCAttcttagtgtgtagatacatctagAAAAGGTGGAGTCAGTTATTTTGAGACGTGGGGAGTATCAATATTGAATCGAAAGGTGTACTTGCTTATTTTGATCAAATAGCAATGTGGAAGATCAACCACTACGTATGCTGACATAGTGATCAGTGACAAGAATATTAGATGATTCATTACCACATTTGGTGCTAAATATATGTATATTATGCATATGTAATGTAGATGTACAGCAGATCAGTCAGCTTAAAATTAAAATATGAGTTTCTTTACCTAAATATATAGTAAATGATTCAACAAATTTGTAGTACCTTTGTCGATAAGCATGATGTTTTTCTTCTTAAAATGAACTGGCGTGAAGCTTAAGAATGTGCCTTAAATTCGTCGTTTTGCAGACTCAAGTGTGTGAATTTTGCCACTTTTTAGGACTGTTAAAACCATTTGTAGATGACGTATCAATATAGTAATGGTGAGATATACCTATTTTTAGGTTTTCAACAAGAGCTTTGGAGTTCACTGAAGCACGCGTGCAGCGAGGTACTGAACTTTGCAATGTTGGAGATCAACCATTTGCCGGTAACCGGTTACTTCTAATAGACCATCTACTCAGATATGGAAACCAATAGACTGAAGCTTCACGTCAAAGTTATTTTCTTCAGTTATTTCAGAATTGGTTTATCATTTCGATGTAAATTGCAATACTCAGCTTCTCATGTTTTTTATATATTGCACAGAGAATAAAATTGTCCATCTAATTGATTTTGATATTTATTTTGCTCGTGCAAAAACGTTCATGAGTAATCGCGGCACTAGATAGACTTCAACTGTGCCGAAATAGAATAAGCACATGTTTTGAACTAGCACTACCTAATGGGAATAAACATATCTTGAGGATACAGACAATGACCTTCAAATTACTGAATATACAATTTTATATTGAGAAGTTCCTTTTTGGCACACAATTACTCCTGTTAGTAACCACATGAAAGATATGAGTTGAGTAATAGTGTAATACAAACGTCATGAATACATTTCATGACTTCTTGTATCACAATCTCCATTTTCTCGTAAGATGGCGCTCTTGTACATGGATGTCCCTAAGGACGGAAAGTCGATGATCAGTGCAACAAATAGTGGATCATGTTCTCCATAATATTGTATCCTCTTAGTCATCCCAATACTTTTGCAATCCCATTCATGACAATGATACACTATCATGACTCTCAGGAATAGCAGACCTTCAAGAACAGAAAGTCTTTGACATTGAAGAACTTGTGGAGCTTTGCACTAGTATAGAAGAGGCTTGCGTGGGATTCTCAAAGTTTAGTTTCTTTCAGATCGTGGATGCTACAGATAATTTCTCAGAGAAGGCAATAAttgggtgtggtggatttggtacaGTTTACAAGGTAAATATCAGCTAACATACGAAGCAACTAACTAAGGGATGCCTGTCTTCCTTGCCATTCCAATAAAGCATTGATTTCTGTTGAGACACTGTTATCTGAACTACCTAAGTAACCATTGCAGGGTCAGTTACCTGATGGAGTTATGGTTGCGATTAAACGGCTTGATGAGCATGCAACAGTATTTGATTTCAAAAGTGAATTGCAGCTTGCAAAGCTTCAGCATACCAATCTGGTTAGGTTATTAGGGTGGTGCATTCATGGGAAAGAAAGTATTTTAGTCTATACACTCATCCAAAATGGTTCTCTGGACCGTTACATATCTGGTACGTTTTCCCTTACTGGAGTTAATTTTCAAATGTGCCTCATTTCATTCGTACTCCCTCCTTTTCAAAATAGGTGTCCATTAAGCCTCTCCATTTTTTGTCAAATTACTGGTCCTTTTACACTTCTGATGCAACTTTTTTGTCGGTAAAATGCCTTTATTACTTTAAAGGTTTAAGCACTCCTGATGCAACTTTAGTTATTGTTTTCCAAGTAGCTTCTCTTACCCTTGGATGCCTTGCTTTGGAGAGTAAAGAGAGGCAATTTAGTGATGTTGTGTGGAAGAAGAGATGGGCAGTCTACATTTCAGCGACACTCTTAATTATTATGTCCAACTATAGATAGGCGCTTATATGGAATGTAGggagtagtattttttttttttacatgtaaAGGGAGTAGTAAATATGTACATGAATTCAGAATGCCTACAATTGACAGAAAAGAGTGAAAGGCTACAAAAGCTCTAGGCCTCTATCTTCACCTGATTGTTTGTTGCTCGAATGATGATCGATTTTGAACCTATTATAGTTTGGTTTATTGCAGAACAGAAATTGCAGTTCATTTTTCTAAAGGATGATCATTCTTTGAACATTTTGCAGATATAACAAAAAGGCCATTGCTAGACTGGTCTAAGCGACTCAAGATAATTACAGGGTTAACAGAGGGCCTTGTTTACCTTCACAAAGGCTCCATGTTCTGGATCGTTCATAGAGACTTGAAACCACATAATATCCTCTTGGATTGCAACATGAACCCAAAGATTACTGATTTTGGATCAGCTACAGTACTGAATTCATACGCAGCAGAAGAACATACAAGCAGGGTCGTGGGCACTTGGTATGAGCTGCCTGATATATCAATCTTTATAGATTACATCATTTGTGTTAAGATGTTCTAATATTATAGTCTTGACCTCTCTTTTTTCACTCTTCAGTGGTTACAAAGCTCCAGAGTATGCATCTAGAGGAGTTTACTCAATGAAGACAGATGTGTTCAGCTTCGGCGTCTTGGTTCTGGTGATCATTAGCGGACGTAAGAATACCATACTCGACAAGCGAGGTGATACTGTTGGTGATCTTGTACGAGATGTGAGTGAACATGCAACATTTCTTCTATGTTCATGATCATTGTCTGTTGTACTTAGGCCATACGGAGTATTTATGAATCAATCTACTTACAGTTCTTTAACGCCAAAATATTGAAAAACATTTCAGGCATGGCATATGTGGAAGGAACAAAGGTTGCATGAGCTTGTGGACCGGACGTTAGGGAACAGATATGACATGGCTGAGATAACGCGATGCGGGCAGGTGGCACTGCTTTGTACTCAGGAAGATCCATCAGATCGGCCCACCATGACAGATGTTGCTACAATGCTGAACTCTGAAAGCATGAGCTTGCCAATGGAGCCTAAGATGCCTACCGCACTGAGTAAAGGGAGTCCTGGTGAAGACGCGGTATCAACATATACGGGCCAAGAAAGCAGAACAATAGACATAACCATAACGAGTTCGGCTCCCATGTCGACTAGAGTTCAAATCATTCTAGACCCAGAGGTTtgatatgatgatgaacattCATTACCATATATTATGTAATGAAAATGTAAGGATCATGGCCATTTTACAGCTGAGATGGTGTACAAGATTACAGATAGATAAGAAGTTCTGTGAGTGCAAACAACATGTTTCTGTTGTAGTAGTAGACTGATTTCCTGCCATCTACTtcgaaatataaatataaattgtTCCATCTTTTCCTGTGTTATCCTGCATGGCTAGTATTTTTTGCGAAAAggaccaccgatctattaatcatTATCAACAAAAGTACAAAGAAcaccaaaaataataaaaattacaaaaatgtaTTTGGACCACCTAGCGGAGATGTATGGGGCCGgttatcctccttgtcccaataaAAAAGGCCATTCTTCATTTCAGTTCCTTTTTTCATTGTTTTCTTTACATTACATGACCCTGggaggtttgatccgaaaataatattctttttcttcatttcaGTAGTATTACTATATATTTTTTGAAAAGGGGACATTTTTTAGAGAAACACAGTAtagacgcagacgctcacatacacgtgcATACACTCACTCCTATGAACCCACACACATAACCCCTACCCGATGAGCACCTCTGAAGACTGAGCTGGCAGATCGTATCTTGAAATTAACAAAGTCGccacagacgcctcgctgtcgacgagaACGTcgctcccactgaaagaatattccgcctttacgaGACACACAAATATCAAATCTAAAATTTGAACTCTGATGGGATGGGGTACAACCAccttcctaaccacccaacctcaggttggttctcgtaAAAAGGGGACTAAGACTGTCATTTATATCAATCAATGCACACCGCATTTTATTAACGAGTTTTACCATGGATTTATAAATAAGTGATGTTCTCTACATAGCATTGCTCCTATTTAAGGCATCCAGATATAAGGATTTCAGAATCTCACGATGGACCAGTCAGGTTTCTAAGGGCATCTCTGCGACCCAACAAAAATCAACCGAGGCGGTCCGTTTTAGTCCACGTGGACAAGAAGACACCAAAAACGCGACCCAACGGTTCAACGCAAACAAACCAACGGACTGGCCCATTCCAAGCTCAAATTGTGCGGTCGCGCCGCGGACCGCTCGCGTCTCTTCCCACTTCCGCCAAGGGCCTGCCTGGCAGCGTCTCCATGGCCGCTTAGTCTTCTGCACGCGCTTCAGTAATGGCGAGTGGCGCTGGTTTTCTGTGCCACCATCAATGAGCAGCTTTGCCTTCTGCGTCACCATCAATGTCACATGCGCTTGGCGTCGGCATTGGCACGTGGCCCCGCCCATCAGTCCACAATGGCCCTCGCCATTGCCACAATGATCAAGTCATGTCTCCCCTTGGCAAGGCCAGGGGCAAGTCGTGGCCGTTTTGGTAGTCGAAGAATGTcgccgtggtgaacaaacagatgccatgggtAGGATTATCTTGGGGCCAATGCACACCGAGggatccggaggaggaggagat contains the following coding sequences:
- the LOC124698438 gene encoding putative cysteine-rich receptor-like protein kinase 20, which codes for MATPWDTSSSTLWGTLSQASSVAQLVGVDALGLASMVVQAALAARRHRDACVRLAQHVELIGGLLGELELAELMRREATRRPLEQLGAVLRRCYALVSACQDCGYLRRLLLGARMADELRAAQHEIDMFIRLIPLIALVDNSTDNRRVKTGERVADVITHSSNRHIRFSTRALEFTEARVQRGTELCNVGDQPFAGIADLQEQKVFDIEELVELCTSIEEACVGFSKFSFFQIVDATDNFSEKAIIGCGGFGTVYKGQLPDGVMVAIKRLDEHATVFDFKSELQLAKLQHTNLVRLLGWCIHGKESILVYTLIQNGSLDRYISDITKRPLLDWSKRLKIITGLTEGLVYLHKGSMFWIVHRDLKPHNILLDCNMNPKITDFGSATVLNSYAAEEHTSRVVGTCGYKAPEYASRGVYSMKTDVFSFGVLVLVIISGRKNTILDKRGDTVGDLVRDAWHMWKEQRLHELVDRTLGNRYDMAEITRCGQVALLCTQEDPSDRPTMTDVATMLNSESMSLPMEPKMPTALSKGSPGEDAVSTYTGQESRTIDITITSSAPMSTRVQIILDPEV